From the genome of Triticum aestivum cultivar Chinese Spring chromosome 3B, IWGSC CS RefSeq v2.1, whole genome shotgun sequence, one region includes:
- the LOC123066776 gene encoding protein RGF1 INDUCIBLE TRANSCRIPTION FACTOR 1-like, which produces MKGGTVPTWLELLLATQFFAICTNHLSSTRNECNLFCIDCEESKAALCYYCCSHHHSTHRVIQIRRSSYHDVVRVAELKDVLDISDVQTYVINSATVVFLNERPQQRGCGVSVVKASSSSSYNCESCNRALLDPFRFCSLGCNLKAIKEDMRTSIPTRDIIDYTRKDDDTDCSTTSGNTGNNEESCSDADYCNERPSPPRVIRHRRKGIPQRAPFY; this is translated from the exons ATGAAGGGGGGGACGGTGCCTACATGGCTAGAGCTACTGCTTGCAACACAGTTCTTTGCAATATGCACCAACCATCTCTCCTCTACTCGCAATGAGTGTAACCTGTTTTGCATAGATTGTGAGGAATCAAAGGCTGCCTTATGCTATTATTGCTGTTCACACCATCATTCTACCCATCGAGTAATCCAG ataagGCGGTCATCATACCATGATGTGGTCAGGGTTGCCGAGTTAAAAGATGTACTTGATATCAGTGATGTACAAACATATGTGATCAACAGTGCAACGGTTGTATTTCTTAATGAGCGCCCACAACAACGTGGTTGTGGTGTTTCTGTGGTcaaggcatcatcatcatcatcatacaaTTGTGAGAGTTGCAATCGTGCTCTTCTTGACCCATTCCGCTTCTGCTCCCTGGGTTGCAAC CTTAAAGCAATCAAAGAGGATATGAGGACAAGCATTCCAACTAGAGATATTATTGACTATACAAGAAAGGATGATGATACAGATTGCAGTACCACAAGTGGAAATACTGGAAACAATGAAGAGAGTTGCAGCGATGCAGATTATTGCAACGAAAGACCATCTCCACCAAGGGTTATTCGTCACCGCCGAAAGGGGATCCCTCAGCGTGCACCTTTTTATTGA